The sequence TTTGAGGAGCCCAGCTTCTCTGTGTCCCAGCAGCAGCAGAAGCCCTGGTCAAAGCAACTGCAGGAGAATGAGGGACCAGACAGGTCACCTGTGTGGGGGGCCGACCCACACACTCTCCCCTTGGACACCGAGTCAGGAGCTCAGAGGCACGACCAAGTGGGTTCATCCACACCCTCACACTCCATTCAATGGCAATATGGGTTCAGAGTAAATACTCAAATTTTGTTGTTTTAGTATCAACATTGACTATATCTTTTTTTATCTTATTCAGGAATGGGACAGCACTGTCAACCGGATCATAGATCGCCTCTCAGACAAGTCCTCCTCATTGGCTCTGGACCAGGGGCAGGACTCCACTATCAGCCCAATGATTCGCCAGCTCTCAGGTCAATCAACCTCACTGGACCAAGGGTGGGATTCGACTTTGAGCAGAATGATTGGTGGACCCTCCAATCAGTCAACCTCTGAAACAGCTGATTGGTAGGATGCGACTGGACCAGTCATCCCAGTGGCTGGATGAAGGCCAGGATGAGAGCTGGATTATGGGGCCTCTGGTTGGAGAGCTGGATGAGTCTGCTTCCCAATGGAGTGGGAGCTCAGGTAACAGTCAATGAATATGGTTGGAATATTACTGTCTGCTTAGGGTGTGTTGGTTTGTGTTATTGCATGTCTTATTTCAGTGTGCAAGAGCACATTTCTTGCTAATGCTGTACTGAACCCCCCCTACATTAGGAGCTGATGGGTCAAACTTCCTAGGCTGGGTGGATTTGAGAGGCTCGGGCCagacaggagtgtcatctgaccGAGAGGGAGCCCCTAAAGCCCATTCACTGAGCAGCTCCTTTCTCCCTGGACTGGAACCTCTGCCACACTACCAGTGCCTGCAGCGCTCTGGCACCAGCTCCCAGGAAGTAGACAGGACTGGGGGTAAGTCTATTCGAGATGTTTTCTAATGATGAATCAGGATttcctgataaaaaaaaaaaaaaaacgatgtaaaaaaaacaacatatatatatatattattttttatttttttgtaaaaaataaataaatctggCCTCATCCTCTGTTTCTCATCCTCATTTGTTGTGATGGTATGGCTGAGGTACTAGGTTCAGACTGTTAATCATATTTTActatgttctgtctctgtggatCTAGCCTCTGACTCCTTCCACCCCCTCCTGGCTGAAGTAACACACAACGAGACAGCTGAACCCTCCATGACCTTTCACCTTCCAGAAGAGGAAGTGGAGGGGCCATGTTCCCACGAAGAAGAAAGTGACCATGAAGCACCTGCAGGGGACCTTAATCTCTGCATGCTCAGAGGAGTTTGTGGACAACACTTGGTCTGTCACCTCTGACCCCTCTCCTGAGTGcctgagaggaggggaggaaccACCTCAGCCATCACCTACCCTGCACGACTCCTTGTACCAGCTGACCACGTCCCAGTGCCTCCCTCATAACTCTGCTCTGGATGTATCCCCAGGGGCAGCAGTGGGGGGTCTGGCAGCATGTTCCCTCTCAGGCACCTCTCTGTGAAGATGTCCCCACTTTGGACAAGCCACTTGAAGGCGGGGATACTGATATGGAGAGCACACCAGCACCTCAGACAGTTGACCAAGGAGGTGCTATTATTAAGGACCTGGGTGCAGGAGAGCCGGATGTCCAGCTATGTTCAGAGTCAAAGATCAGCCCTCCCATCTGGGAGAGAATAATGGTATGTCATTACATATAATTCACTATTCAAATGTTTCAGACTATTGGTCCAGTGAAGGGGTTGTTTAACGGATGTCACTCGAGGCGGGCTTTGAGAAGGTGTCTTTGATGCTAATAGTTGATCTTTGTGATTTGAtgtctttctcctcttctctcttagGTGGGCAGTGTGAAGGGGATAATGAACGATTCCATACTGACCCTGGTGAGCCTGACAGACACCACATTAAAGGACAATGGACTCGctgaggaaggagagatggatgaggTATCAGACCAAGAAGGTATTGTGGAAAAGGTAATTGCCCAATGACCAGAGGAGTCTGTGAAGACTGAGCAACTGAATCTCGGCTGTAACTTCCTCCTCTGCATGCATTTTGTTGGGTAGTCTCTGACCTTGGTGTGATTGTTTTCTAGGAATCAGAGTGGACAGTGTTGCTAGAGGAGGACGCCAGCCTACAGGAGGAAGAGACAACCCCCTCTCATGCAGGTGAGAACCAGAAGACCTGAAACTTCTGACTCTTCTCTTTCCTTCTGAGTCCTTTCTTGGTCTGTACAAGATCCTGAAGTGCTTTAAGTACAGACGTAAATCCTTGTTTATACTTTTTTTCTCTTTCCATGGCAAGTAATGCTGCTGGAGTTCCAGTCATGTCCCAGCGTGAATCTACAGGAGGCCTTCCAGGAGAAACGCAGAGCCCTGATCCAGAGGTCTGCCCACAGGGTGGAGGAGATTCAGGCCAAGACGGCTGAAGCCAAAGCAAACACCAGGGCCCAGTCTGAAACCACTGAGACCAGGGCCAACACAACCACCAGGGCCCAGTCTGACCCAACCACTGTTCAGCCATCCACTACTAAAcccaggagagaggggaggagtgcAGAGTCAACCCATGCAGGAGTGGATGCCAAGCAGAAAAAGCAACAGCCAAAGCTCCAAACTCCCTTGCCCCCTCCCATGCTAGGTATAAATAGATGTGTCTAATATTGTGTTAACAACCAACACATGGCAACTCTTGGGGAAGGAATGTGGGGTTAGTGATGGGTCAAACACTTGGTCTTAGGCGTTGTACTGTTACTGAACAGAGTCCTCTCTTTGTCCTCGGTGAGTGAAGCCAAGCTGAAGAAGGTTGGGGAGGTGAGGATCAGCACTCCTGAGATGATGTGTGTGGCTGACATGCGCCAGAGAACAGAGAGGTGATAAGTTCTTTCTATTCTGCTGGAACAAG comes from Salvelinus namaycush isolate Seneca chromosome 34, SaNama_1.0, whole genome shotgun sequence and encodes:
- the LOC120029110 gene encoding centrosomal protein of 295 kDa-like isoform X1; translation: MYPQGQQWGVWQHVPSQAPLCEDVPTLDKPLEGGDTDMESTPAPQTVDQGGAIIKDLGAGEPDVQLCSESKISPPIWERIMVGSVKGIMNDSILTLVSLTDTTLKDNGLAEEGEMDEVSDQEGIVEKESEWTVLLEEDASLQEEETTPSHAVMLLEFQSCPSVNLQEAFQEKRRALIQRSAHRVEEIQAKTAEAKANTRAQSETTETRANTTTRAQSDPTTVQPSTTKPRREGRSAESTHAGVDAKQKKQQPKLQTPLPPPMLAKLKKVGEVRISTPEMMCVADMRQRTERLYSRLDEVKLRKEVRSRQEAYAKNREKAKEFHTKTLQKLRAKQSPQ
- the LOC120029110 gene encoding uncharacterized protein LOC120029110 isoform X2, with the translated sequence MYPQGQQWGVWQHVPSQAPLCEDVPTLDKPLEGGDTDMESTPAPQTVDQGGAIIKDLGAGEPDVQLCSESKISPPIWERIMVGSVKGIMNDSILTLVSLTDTTLKDNGLAEEGEMDEVSDQEGIVEKESEWTVLLEEDASLQEEETTPSHAVMLLEFQSCPSVNLQEAFQEKRRALIQRSAHRVEEIQAKTAEAKANTRAQSETTETRANTTTRAQSDPTTVQPSTTKPRREGRSAESTHAGVDAKQKKQQPKLQTPLPPPMLESSLCPR